The sequence TCAATCCTGGACCACTGGCGTCCTCTGTTGGTCACCTAGGGAAGGGGCGCGCAGACACAGTTGAAAAGATCCGCACGGAGCCGGCCCACCAGATTCACCGAGACCTCCCGGCGCAGTTGTGCTCTCGGACTTCCCCCGCTAGTGCAAAGTGTTTACATTGCACAGATGAGCGAGAATTCCAAAGTCTCCACTTCAACGCACCGCAGGAAACTTAGTACAGGAATACAAAGTGACCTGAAAAAATGATAGTGGAAATCACCAATTTTAAGGACTTAGGTTATTAATCACGCTTCAGCAGTGCTGGCTTTAttggtttttatattcttttgttgtGAATGTAAGCTCTATTTGAAAACAATGCCTAAAACAAGAACAGGCGTCATGTCAAATCTCTGACAAGCCTTGCTAAGGACCCATTCGCCGCCGGCCCACTTTGCTAACCAAGTACTTGCGTACAGACGGCAAGTGTGAGCCCTCACCTCTTTGAGAAGTTACGTGGAAAGGACGAAAACCACGTGCGCACCTGCAGACGCGCATTTGTGGGGGGAAGGTAGGTGCTAATGATAAAACCCCGAGTCCTTGGCTCCCCGAGACCCCGATGCGAATCGGGTATCCTCATTCACAAATTCATCCCCCGACCCAAGGTATTAAATGTTGCAAAGCTTTGCCAAGTACACACGGTGAAGAGCTGTGCTCACCAGTTTCCCTGACACCATCTCGCCACGGAGCGACCTCAACCTGGGGCACAGAGGGAGAAGGGCGGCTGCAACGGGGTGGCCAAGGTGGGGGGCGCTGGGGTGGCCTGGGGCGCCGGAGATGCCGGGGTGGCCGAAGCGCTTGGGTGGCCGGAGGCACCTGGGACGGCGGGGTGGTGGTGCTGCCGAGTTCCCGGGGACCGAGGGGttccgggggggtggggggggcgccgGGCATGAGCGAGCGAAGCAGGTGCGCGGACGGCCGCGCGCTACGCGCCCCCGCACTCGGCCAGGCCGCACAGGGCGAGGCGCGGGCCCGGGGATCCGGGTCCGCGccggcccgcccccgcccccctccccgcagACGGCGCGCCGTTCCGGGGCGTGTCCTCGGCCACCCGGCTTCTATATAGTGGCTGGCGCACCCAGGCTGCCCAGATGCTAGCGCGGCGGCTCCGCACTGAGGATTGGACCCTTCCTGCCACGCTCCCACAACCTCGCGCCGCTCGCTGTCGCCCCGTCCCCGCGTCCCCCGGCCAGCCCAGCATCGGATCTCCGCGGCGGAGAGGAGGATCCCCGCTCCCTGCCATGCTGAGGGCGCGCTCCGCTCTCTGGACTGCGGCTCTGACCGCGCTGGCATTTCTCCACGGGCCGCCAGCGGCACGGGCCGGCGCGGGCGCTGCGGGCACCGGCCCAGTGGTGCGCTGCGAGCCGTGCGACGCGCGTGCCCTGGCCCAGTGCGCGCCACCTCCCCCTGCGCCCCCGTGCGCCGAGCTTGTGCGCGAGCCGGGCTGTGGCTGCTGCCTGACGTGCGCGCTGCGCGAGGGTCAGCCTTGCGGCGTCTACACCGAGCGCTGCGGCTCCGGCCTCCGCTGCCAGCCGCCGCCCGGCGAGCCACGCCCGCTACAAGCGCTGCTGGACGGCCGCGGGATCTGCGCCAACGCCAGCGCCGCCGGCCGCCTGCGCGCCTACCTGCTGCCCGCAACGCCCGCGCCAGGTGAGCTACCCACGCCAGGTGCGCCGCCGAAGCGCGCCCCTCGGCCAAGGCCAAAGGTGGTACCTCTGTGGAGACTTCGCTGCTGTTCCCACCCCAAGGGTTGTAAGTGGGGAAGCTGAAGCCCCGCGAGGCGAGGGCGCTCGCCTGAGGGACCCTCCGCAACCGGCCCTCTACTCGCTCCGTTCTTTGAGTGCAGAGTTCTTGTAAATTGTAAAGCGCTTTCGGCGAAAATGGGTTATAGATttcctgggcagggagggagcgGATGCAGAGGTTAACGGTCAATGGAGAGATCCTGGACGGAGGAGATTCTCAAGGCATTCATGCAGGCGCCGCGCCGAAACGTGGGCGTGTACTGTGCGGCCCAATTCCGTACCGCGACTTCTGTTTCCCACGAACGAAGAGCGAGCGTGTCCATGCCGAGGATGCTTGCGGGGCCGGGGGCGCAGGGAATGGGCCAGGGCGGATTTGGACGGGGAAGGTGGGCAGGCACGTTGAGGGAAATGGTAGCTGGCTTTAAAAAGACTGAATTACACAGACTTACGGTTTGCAAAGCAGTTTCAGGCCCGGGGGTGTCCCAGAAGCAGCGAGGTGGGAACCGGGTTGGACAACCTGACGTTCAGAAAGAAATGACTCTGGAGTTGGCAGGTGTTCCTCTAAATTTCAAGCACGCTTAGCCAGCCTCACTCAGGTATGTGAATGCACTTACCGCGTCGCTGAAGGCTAGGAGATAAAGCCCTCACCTCCAGCCACCAGCTGGACAGGCCACCGTGGGCTAGCCCCCATCTGGGGCTAGAAGGATGGAAATCCCCTTATAATTTCCTTACCTGCAGATTTCCACTCCCAGGTGAGGCTATTTCCTTTCAGGACTCGTGGAAAGGTAAAATTACAACTGCCTGAAACATATACTGGCTCCGGTAGACTGGTTAGAATTGCTGGATGTATTTGTCTCTCAGGGCAGTTGGGGCGTTTGCTGTGTGTGTACTTCATTGTTACCGTTCATTTTTGGATATTCAGAAAGTGATCTTAGAAGTTTTTATAGATGTTGTAACTTTTGGCTAGACTATAATGGGAAGTAAGATTACTGTCTTAGTAGCTCCACAGTATAGGTTGATGGGGTTTATTATAAAATTACGGAAAGATCTAAGTGACTTCTAAAATCCACCTGGGGGGGGTACATTTAAATAACAgtcaaaagtttaagaaaattatctGTGGCTTAAATGGAAcggttttcttttcctctctcagcAGGCATTAGAAAGAAACCAAGGAAGTTTAAGAAATTACTCAGAGTTCttggaaaagaaatgcaaatatattcaTTTGCATATTCTTAGCATCCCCTTTGCCCCAGTACTTCcgtggaaaaaataaacaaataaaactaagATGAAAGGAAATTGAAACCAAATTCTACCAATTAAAAACTTACTCTGTCGGTTGCTGGGCTGGATAAATTTGTGCTTCCCCAAACACCAGACCCCTTGGGAACTTTGCAACTTCTCCTTATGGAACTGTTTCTTTTCCCGGGTGATCGAAACCCAGAGAGAACGAGGACTTCCCCCAAACACCCCTGTGAGCGCACCTGCCCGAGATGCCTCCAGGAAAGAGCAGGGCTTCTGCAACAGAAGCAGAGTACCTTTCAGCCCTTCTCAACCCTCCAGAAGCACTCTCCAAGCCAGAGCTAGACATTTGCTCCTCGGAGCCTAGAGCCAGAGGCCTTGGCAGGCTTCCAGGCAGGTGAGCAGGCTTGCCACCTTGATGGGCCAGTTCTCGGGAGGGTAGAGAACAGGTCAGCTGGAGCAGTGCACTTGGCACCCCAGGGGTAGTAGATGTGGGATCAGATAGCGAACTGAGCCCCACCTAGGAGGGGGAGGCATCAGGACTCTGCTCATCAGGGAGGTCATCCTATGACAGTTACCTGGCTGCACAGAACCAGGCAAGAGGAAGGGGCTCCCCACTGGCCCGTCTCCCTTAGCCGGCCCAAGTTCATCCTGGAAAGGAACAGAGAGCGTTCTCCTTCCATATCAGCTGCAATTTAGCCAGTATACTTCAAATCCCAGTGACGCTGTGGACATTCCAATATCAATAGCAAGTGTGTCTTCGTTAGTTTGATTACAATCAGAGATGTGCAGAAGCGGCTTCCTTTTCAGAGTGAAGCTCTTTGGCACAAAGGATTGTTAAGCCTTGTTTGGTGGTGTCCTCATCCCATTTGCTCCTATGCAGACAAGGAAGGAAGGACTCACCCAGGACAGTGCCCCAGGATCCGCAGGGTCTGTGCAGCTCCTGTGGGTGTTCCAGACCCTGCGCGGACAGTGAGAGATGTGACGGCGAGACCTGTGAAACACTACCCGACATGCCTCATGAGTCCAGGGGCCTGAGGCAAAGGTGCTTTGTGGAGAATTCAGTTTCCCCGCCTGAGCCCTTTGCCTGGCGGCACTTAGGACGGGCTggaatcagaatccctggggcTTGCTGACTCCCAGGTTTCTGCCATCGCCCCAGCGCTTCTGATTCAGCAGCGCCGGGTGTGGCAGAGGATGTGCTTGTCCACAAGTCCACACGGGGGAGGCCCGCACTGGGGCATCCCTGAGGGATTTCTGAGTGGGCCTCGGAGCCTTCCCTGGCTCGGCTCTGCCCCCTCCTGGTGGAGGATGGGAGGTACTTGAAAGCTGAGAGCACGGAAAGCATTTTTCTTCAGCAGCACCCGCTTTGTAATAGCACGTGtcagatttcatttttaagagaTGCCTTCTTGAGACCAAGGGGGTACCATTCACCACTAGTATTATGGAGTAATACTTTATCGAGGTGTTTTTCTAAACTCGGAATTATTGAATCACATTTCCATTCGGTTCGGACTTGGTCAAAATGGTAAGATCCCGTCGTTAAATGTCAATGACCCTCAAGTCTGTGTCTCccttgtgtctttcaaggaaatgGCAGTGAGTCAGAGGAAGGCCACAGCGTGGGGAGCACAGAGAACCAGGCCCTGACCAGCACGCACAGGGTGCCCGACTCCAAATTCCACCCCGTCCACACCAAGATGGACGTCATCAAGAAAGGACACGCCAAGGACAGCCAGCGCTACAAGGTCGACTATGAGTCTCAGAGCACAGACACGCAGAACTTCTCGTCCGAGTCCAAGCGTGAGACGGAATACGTGAGCGCTTTTCCTTTTGCTGTTGAGGGTGGGGCTGCCCGGCCTGGGCATCTGGAGATCACGGGGTTGCTCTTTACTCAAGAGCCCCGGCAGTTATTCTGGTGGTCCTGCTGCTTGAGCGGGCAGCCAAGAGCCCATCCTTACAGACGGGCTATTGACCCTCCCCTATGGCAGAGATCTCCTGAGAATCAGTGTACTGCTCTCCAGGCAACTGCAGGGCAGAGAGGTGTTCTCACAAGAGCTGTTCACGTGGCCCCTGAGTGTCCTGGCCTGTGGGTCCCTGTCCCAGTTCTGTGCCTCGCTCTGCAGAGTCAGAAGAGAGACAGGGAGCCCTGGTTGGCAGCTGCGTGGGCACGATGACAGCTAAGTCGGGCAGAGACGCTCAGGGGCACGTGGCCGGTTCCCTGGGCGTTACAGGGTTTTGTCAGACGGGGAGTTCCCAGGTAACCTGAGTTTTCTCCCCAGGGGCCCTGCCGCCGGGAAATGGAGGACACGCTGAACCATCTCAAGTTCCTGAACATGCTTAGCCCCAGGGGCATCCACATCCCCAACTGCGACAAGAAGGGCTTCTACAAGAAAAAGCAGGTGAGCACGGTCCGCGAGCTCCTTTCTCTCCCACCGTCCGCTTACGCGGAGGAGACACCAGCCCTCCACCCAAGTGCTCTGGCTGCCGCCGTTGCTTGCGGTCCCAGCCACATCCAAGACCTCCGAGGGGCGTCCCCTAAATCCCTAAATCCTGGTATCTTCCCGCTGTCCGCTTCTGCCTCCCGACCCACAGGGCAACGCGAGGCCTCCCTGGAGCCTCTTACTAGCCGTAGAGGGACCCAGACCCGTGAGCACTGCACCGTGGAGGGATGTTTTTATTAACTATTGTAGAGAATTTCCAAGAAGCCTGACGTGAGCTGCTGTGGCAGGAGGCTTACCCTGAGGTCCCACGTTGGTCCCTTCCACACCCGTGCCTTCCTGGTGGTGACCAGCTGTAAAGAATAAGATACACTGTTATTTTAAGGCATGCTGAGTGTACCTCTGTAGGTTTCAGACCACTCTATGGGAGCATCTCAATGGACTTTCTAATTGGATGACTCCTACCTCAGCATCTACGGAATTAGTCACAGAACACAGGACCACGTTCAGAGTGTTGGTGGGCGTGGCCTCGATTAGAGGGCCCCATCCTGTTCAGTGGCCACTGGtctctttgccttttcatatatttctatcAGTCCTTATTCAGCAAACTCACCCTGAGAAGGTACCATATACACAGCTTGGGGTGTGGTCTGAAAGACCCAAATGTGACAAGCACAGGGCAGATGGGACGTTATCATTCCCCCCATTCAGCAGATAGACCTGTAGGACCAACAGGGGCCAATGTCCACCCCAGCGAGACCCTGAGGGACACAAAACCACCAGGACCCCTGCTTTCTTGGGACACTCATACCTGCCCAGCATGCCCCCAGACACACGCTGTGCACACAAGGCCTTGATCAGTCGTGCTTCCGCTGCATAGCAGAGGCCGTGCTGGGAAACCTTCCTGGGTGCTGACCACCTGCCCCCGTCGTCAGGACCCCCTTGGCGGGGCCTCTCCGGGACTCACTGTATCATCTGTGCTTTGCCCACAGTGCCGCCCTTCCAAAGGCAGGAAGCGGGGCTTCTGCTGGTGCGTGGATAAGTACGGGCAGCCCCTCCCGGGCTTCGACGTGAAGGGGAAAGGGGACGTGCACTGCTACAGCATGGAGAGCAAGTAGACTGCGGCCACGTAAGCCCTGGGCACTGGTGGGATCCGAGGGGGCGCAGGACCCAGCCTGGTGGGAGGGGCATCTACAGATCCCAGGGGCTGGCGACCCAGAAGCGGCACTGGCCTGGAGGACAGACCCACGCGAGACAGAGCCCTCAACCCGCCCAAACCAGAGCAGGAAAGAGGGTCTGTGGCCAGCTTGTCTTAGAGATACttagcctcatttttttttaactttttattttacattagtgtatagttgattaacaatgttgtgttagtttcaggtgtacaacagagtgattcagttaaacatatacatgtgtctgctctttttcaaattcttttcccagttaggttgttacataatattgagcagagttccccgtgctatacagtaggtccttgttggttatccattttaaatatagcattgcctcatttttaaagaacttagaACACTTAAACATTCATACACAACGTAAGATTTCCAAAGTTAAGCTTTTCCCCCGTGAGCCTAATGGTTCATTTATCTTCACATGTAAACTGTTTTCATCCAAAAGAACTTGTTAAAGGAATGTGTTTCTAAAAGACGTGGCTTTTTCTTCCCAGTAAAATACATTATGGCTATTCTGGGAGTCTATGATTAATAGCATgttaataaagtttatttaaatctaacgtgaaaatgaaatttcaaaccATCACGTGGAAGAAtgaaatcatatttaaaaatcttttttcataAATGAGAGAGCTATTGGggggaaaaagataaatatatttcatCATCTCAAGACAAATTTAAGTAAACAGAAGAAACTGTCATTTTTAGTGATAAGTTCTGTTGCCTTGCAAGttggaaaaaataatgataattttaggGTGATTATGTTAGTGAACACCGTGGGCGTCTCGTGGTGTTCTCTGCTTTGTTAAAAAGTGTGGAATGAGCCTCCACCCTGCCAATTGCCTGGCTATCATGCCTGTGATCCCAGCGTGGGCACCGCGCCCTTTTGATTTGGGGGGAGTCATTTCaatacattcctttttctttctgttttagttCGTGTGGAGCTCAAATATGCCTTATTTTGCACAAAAGACTGCCAAGGACATGATCAGCAGCTGGCTACAGCCtcgatttcaatttctttttgtggtgaattgatttttttttttttttaaaccaaagtttAGAAAGAGATGTTTGAAATGCCTAGTTTTCTTCCAAATGGTGAACTTGGCATCTTTCCACTTTCCAGTAGTCAGTGAAACGCAGTTTGATTCTCCTTGTTGCTTCCTATAAAAATACCTGTAAGCTCAAGCACGGCGTGGCCGTAGCTCACACCACCCTGGAACCCTCCCCACGTGTTTGCCGACGCAGCCAACCCTCCACTTCATGCCTTAGCGACAGTGTTGCTTATGTAGACGCGCGCTTCGTCCCCACGTGTAAGATGAGACAAGGCCTCATGGAGAAGAGGAACGCCCTGCCCTCTGATGCCTGCACATCACGACGCACCCACCTGAAGCTACGTCTTGGAAGCAAGGGCCGGGGTCCCTGGACCAAGAAGATATTTTGTATCTTCAAGGGACCTGCACTGCTTGGAAACTAGTGGAGAGAATAAGGTGGAATCttgcacaaaaaaataataataataatgaccaaGAATGTTCTAGGGAACTCTGGGAACCTACAAAGGTGGGGATTTCTGACCCTTCTTTGTCAGGCAGCTTCCTGAAGACACAGCCTTTGCTGAGGCCCcgtggggcaggggggcagggtgATAGCCAGGGGTATCACAGATAATAGCCTTGTTCTCCAATGACTGCAGAAAATAGCGTTTTCCCACTCAACAATTCAAGAGCAAGTGTATTCTTGAGGATAAGCTCCTTAAAGACAAAAGAGGTTTATTTTCATCTCTCCCCTTTTGTCCTCCTTGGCacaatgtaaaaaataatgattCTATCTAACCTGGAAGACGAATGGCTTGCTGGGGAGACGGTCGAGGACACTGGGAGAACACAGAGAATCCCCCTTGCTTTGCTGCACTTggacttccttcttttctttctaagtcACACGTACACACAGAGAGAATACCCTCTTCATGACTGTTCACAGTGTATACGTCATCGTCCAGATATGATAGCACCTATACTAGATAATCCTAGACGAATTGTAAGCAATGCTAGAGAATATAAACACGGCCACGACGGAGGGAGGGGGCTCGTGCACAGGGCGCAGCCGCTCTCCTGGAGGCCACCCTCCAGGTCTGacaggagagtggggaggggcccTCGGCCGCCCCACTGTAGCCTCTGGTTGTATGCACGCTGCACACAGCCCTCCTGGAGAACACAAAGGGATCTCAAGATGTTCTGCCTACCTATtagctttcctttatttttttaattaagtttttgagaaaaaaaaaggtatttttgaaAAGTTCGTCTTGcaatgtatttataaatagtaaataaagttTTTACCATAAAGAAATCCCCTTCCCCTTGTTAGTGACCGGTTCCAGGTTTTGTGTTACGAAATAACCCAGAGGGCAGTGATGTTCCGACTATAGTCGGAACTTTCCCTGCTTCCATCTCTGGCACGAGAACCCAAGGAGCCAGCCTGTGGCCTTGCTGGCATCCGTCACGTCTGCAGTAAGCCTCCAGTTCTGGGCAGTCCTCCCAGGTTCACCAACCCCCCCACCAGGATCGCCAGCCCCAAGTACCATGAGTCCTCAGCCACCATCCCCCAAGGGCACAAAGAAATGAGTGATCTGGGCTCCCCACTCACCAGGGCCAAGGCCATGCTGTTGCTATGGC is a genomic window of Delphinus delphis chromosome 9, mDelDel1.2, whole genome shotgun sequence containing:
- the IGFBP3 gene encoding insulin-like growth factor-binding protein 3, whose protein sequence is MLARRLRTEDWTLPATLPQPRAARCRPVPASPGQPSIGSPRRRGGSPLPAMLRARSALWTAALTALAFLHGPPAARAGAGAAGTGPVVRCEPCDARALAQCAPPPPAPPCAELVREPGCGCCLTCALREGQPCGVYTERCGSGLRCQPPPGEPRPLQALLDGRGICANASAAGRLRAYLLPATPAPGNGSESEEGHSVGSTENQALTSTHRVPDSKFHPVHTKMDVIKKGHAKDSQRYKVDYESQSTDTQNFSSESKRETEYGPCRREMEDTLNHLKFLNMLSPRGIHIPNCDKKGFYKKKQCRPSKGRKRGFCWCVDKYGQPLPGFDVKGKGDVHCYSMESK